A single genomic interval of Paracoccus contaminans harbors:
- a CDS encoding HesB/IscA family protein, whose amino-acid sequence MNLPPKVTPRAFARLAQINDGAPGPALRVAVAGGGCSGFQYDIRMDDAAPDDLVLEAQGQRVLVDPVSLPFLAGAVIDWSDELIGARFTIDNPNATSSCGCGTSFSI is encoded by the coding sequence ATGAACCTGCCCCCCAAGGTCACGCCCCGCGCCTTTGCGCGGCTGGCACAGATCAATGACGGCGCGCCGGGACCCGCGCTGCGCGTCGCGGTGGCGGGGGGGGGCTGTTCGGGATTTCAGTATGATATCCGCATGGACGACGCCGCCCCCGATGATCTGGTGCTTGAGGCGCAGGGCCAGCGGGTGCTGGTCGATCCGGTCTCGCTGCCCTTTCTGGCCGGGGCCGTCATCGACTGGTCGGACGAGCTGATCGGGGCGCGCTTCACCATCGACAACCCCAACGCGACCTCGTCCTGCGGCTGCGGCACCTCGTTCTCGATCTGA